The stretch of DNA TTGCGACAAGCCTCTTTTCCCAGTTTCGTCCCTAAGCGTACCGAGGACCGTCGCAGGCGAATCCGCCTTCGGCGCACTCTGCGATTAGCCGCATGATGAGAAGATCGAACTTCGCGTGCAACTCTCATTATCCGGGTCCTGGGCATTCAGCGTGTCTCCTGGTGAGCAGGCAACACACGACGCGAGGTTCGTTTCATTGTGAGGGAACATTCCCCATAGCATCTCAGTTTAGCGGCATGAAATTCAAGAGGATGATGCCATGGCTACCCATTTAGACGAGCGCGGCAACCGGGTCGCGTCAGAGGACAAGGATAAGGATAAGGATGTCGTGGAATCGCCGGTCGAAGCACGACAAGGGTTTCTGGGCCGTCCGGTCTTGATGGTCCTGGTCGGGGGCCTGTTTCTGGCGATGATCGCTTGGGGCATCTCGGAAATGTTTGGCGAGGCGGTTGACAACGATGCGGCGACCGACGTCAACCAATCGACCACGACGGAGCCGAATGCCGTTGTCACTCCTACCGACCAAAAGGTGATCGACAATACCCCTCCGGCCGGTGAGAAGATGCAAACCGCGCCGACGGATCGCGATCCGACTGCTGGATCCGGTACGGGCGGAGATTCTCAGTCTGTCGCGCCAGCAGGCACCGAGAAAACACAATAACCTCCGACGAAAAGAAGACACATGACAAAGCGCGAACTCATCGATAGCGGCACCGACAAACGCTACGTCCGGCGCGACGAAGACGTCCGGCTCAAGGAATCAGTGGACGTCGGAAAATCTCTGGCAACCGACCGCCGCACGAAGGCCAAGACAATGGCAAAAACGGGCGAAGGTGACAAAGGCGATCACGAGCGCTGATGAAGATCACTTTGTCTTGCATTGTCATGAATTCGCTTCGGAAAGGCGATTTCGCTCATTTCGGCCCTCGCGAGCCGCAGCCATTGTTTGACGCTTTTCGCCCCAGATTCTTAGCCGCCCCCGCAATTGTTTGTGAGGGAGGGTCAGGTTATTATAGAGCAATGCCGTGTCGTATGCTAAGTGCGTGGATAGCTGTGAACGGCATAGGAAAACCACACGACAGGACGATATAGCTTGAGACATCCAGGCGATGATAATTTTGCCAATCGTCGCAAAGCGGCGAACGAAGCCAAGCAGCACCTGCTTGACAAACTCAAGGCCGCGCCCAAGGCCGACGACCCTGAGATGGTCGCCAGGCGAGCCGAACGACGGGCCACAGCCGAGGCGCGTGAACTACGACGTGCCGAGCGCGTGAAGTCAAAACAGGAAGAAGCGGAACGCAACCTTGCCGCCGCAGCCGCCCTGGCTGACGCAGCCAATGCTGAGGCGCGGGCGAAAGCCGAGGAGCGCGAAACGCAAGAAAGAGAGCGAATTGCCAGAGTGATCTCAGACGAGGCAGATCGGAAGGCTGAGCGGGACCGCCGCTACGCAGCCCGCAAGGCGCGGCGCGTCTAAAAGACAAGGCAGGTCTGGTTGATCAAAGTCCTCAGACTATGAGGACGATCAGCTTTCGGTCGAACAGGCAGACGATGGATCGTGGTCGTTGGTTCGGTGGCAGCTTGTCAGCGAGGATGGCGATGAAGACCAGGTTGTCGATCCCCAACACGATTTCGAGAGCGATCAAGGTCGCAAGACCAGCCCAAGCCTCTGGATCAGACATGTCGACAGAGCCGCATACCGCGAAATGCATAGAGCGTGAAGACAGATCGTTGTAATCGCTGCGCCAACTAGAAAACGCCGACCGAACATGAGCCAGTGACGAGAAAAGCGTTTCATTCAATAGCTCATCTCGCAACCGTACATTGAAGCTCTCGATGAAGGCGTTCTGGATTGGCTTGCCAGGCGCGATGTAATCCCAACCCACCTTGGTTCAATCCGTCCATTGAAGGATCACGTTGCTGGTGAATTCGCTGCCATTGTCACTGACGATCATCTTGGATTTTCCGCGTTCCTCGATGATCCGATCCAGCTCACGAGCAACACGCAGGGCGGAGAGCGAGGTATCGGCCACGAGACCCAGGCATTCTCTGGTAAAAGAAAACTTCCTTCTGGAAGCAAGAAAAAGTTCCCCTGATACCACTATATGTGACGAACTCGGTTTAAAGAGAATCATCCAAGCCACTGATTTGCAACAACACGGTCAGCTTATAGCGGATCTCATCCGTCAGCACCCGTAGAACGACCGTGACTATCGTTGGGTTGTTCCGTTGTCGCGGAAGCGGGTCACCAATTCGCGATGCTCAAGTTAGGCAGGGCAGCAAGGCGGCCGGACTAGGCGACACCACGAAGGGCCTGGCAGAGTGTGAGCGGGCCTCCATGCCGAAGATTCTTCTCTCGTTGAACATGAAAGACATCCCGGAACCAACCGACCTCCCGCGCCTCTTTTGGCGTCATTCCAAACTCGTGTCTGAAGGCCCGGCTATATGCGGACGGATCGTCAAAACCCCATTCCTCCGCGATATGAAATATAGCCCGAACGTCATTGCTATTGGTGATTCCTGCACGCGTCCTGACCAGACGCTCATGCCGGATATAGGCCGCAACACCACCCAGCGGCTCGAATAATCGATATAACCGGGAGCGCGAGACACCTAGCTCGCTGCAGATCGTCTCGGCAGTGAGCGAGTGGTCGGCAAGTCTCGTGTTTATCAAACGCTTGGCGCGTTCCAGAACCACCGCCCCGATTGGTGTGTGAGCGTCTACGACCCGATCTTGCGAGGGAGCTAGACACGCGATGATAAGGTTCCTCGTGGCCTCGACCACGTATGGCACCTCTGCCACGGTGAGGTCGGCCAACGATCGAGCCAGAAGCACAAGGTAGTCGGCGAGGAGATGGCCGAACGCTCCCTCCATCTTCCTATGGAGCAGGCTCTCGAGCGTGGACGTCGCGACAAACCCATCTGACGGAAGAAAGACCGACAATGCGCCCTCATCTTCCACCATAACCTCGAACGGTTTGGCCAGGCATCGAAGATGGGGCAAGGTCTGCCCTCCAGAGGCGCGCTCCAGGGCCTGGACCGGCAAGCACAAATACCAGTTATCCAATGCCGCCTTCTTCACGTGCCGCCATTCGTGGGCGTAGCCTTTTCCTGGCAGGACAGTGGAAACAACCAGCATCGAACCGAGTATCCAGACCTTCAGTCGGGCGGGAAAGGAACCGTCCGCGCTCTTGCAGAATGTCAGATCAGCGACGCCAACGTGAGCACTCCTGAATATCTCGAATTGGTTGTCCCTGGGAAACGATTGGGTACTCAGATCTATCGAGCAAGGGAATTTGTAATCAATCGCTCGCTCGGTACCCGTCTCTGGCATGTTGTCCATGACAATACCTTCGCCGATGTCCACGAAAGATTTTTCATTTCAAACCTGAGCAGTAGTATCATTTTTTACAACAAACCACAACCGCTACGGAGGTATTTGGAGATCGTGATATCGCGCTACAGCTGCATTTCGCGCCGCACGGCGCTGTTTTCTACTTCGCGCTTCTTGTGGCGGCAGCCTCGCCCCACTGCGGGATCTTTTCGGGACACCCTGCTCAGGTTGTGGATTCTGCGCTCACGACTCTGCGGCTGCTCCAACTAAGATGGGTTGTAGTTCGTCCGCGTCGGCGATGTCGGCGTTGCGCCTCGCGCTGCGGGGCTAAGGGGTAGGAGATCACCCATGTCCACGGCGGGAGCGGCTCCAAAAACCGTTATGCAGAGATTCCTCGATGGGGTCGAAAAGGTGGGCAACATGGTCCCCCACCCCGTCATAATCTTTCTCATCCTCATCGCCATAGTGATTGGACTGTCGGCCCTTCTGGGTACATTCGGTGCCTCGATAACCTTTGAGCGGATCAATCCGGAAAGCCATGAGATCGAAGCCGCTACGACTTCGATCAGGAGCCTGCTGAACACCGACGGCATCCGCTTCATGTACGAGTCGCTCATCCCGAATTTCATGAGCTTCACCGCGGTCGGGCTGATGATAGCCGCGATGGTTGGCGCTGGCGTCGCCGAGGAATCCGGGCTTGTGACGGCGTTGATTCGGAAACTGGTGATTGTATCCCCGCGCTGGGCGCTGACCTACATCCTTGCTTTCGTGGGCATCATCGCCAGCGTTGCGGCGGACGCTGGCTATCTCGTCCTTATTCCTCTCGCGGGCATCGCATATCTCGCTGTCGGGCGTCACCCCCTTGCAGGTCTCGCCTTGGGCTTTGCCGCCGTCGCCGGGGCATTCACCGTGAACATGCTGATCAAGCCGCTCGACGCGGTTCTTGTCGAGTTCACCAATGACGCCGCCCATCTTGTCGACGCGACCAGGTCGATCGGGTTGGCCTCCAATGTCTGGTTCTCTGTCGCATCAGTTCTGTTCCTGACCGTAGTGATTGCCTTCATTTCGGACCGCATGATCGAACCGAGGCTCGGCCCTTACACCCCTGACCGACCGGTGGACGGTGAGCGCACCGGCGAAGGAGCGGTGCTTTCTGAATCGGAATCACGGGGGCTGCGGTTCGCGTTGTTCGGACTGATTGGCCTCGTGATCGTGTTCTGCCTCCTGACGCTGCCCAGCGGCGCACCGCTACGGAACGCCGAGACGGGCGAACTGATCGGCAACTCGCCTTTCATGAACGGCCTAATCGCGCTGATCATGCTGATCTTCCTTGTCTCCGGCTGGTGCTACGGAATCGGAGCCGGCACTCTTCGGACTCTCACCGAGGTGATCACGGCGATCGAGAAATCCGTCAGGAATCTAGGAGGCACGATCTTCCTATTCTTCGTGCTGAGCCAGTTCGTCGCCTATTTCACGTATACTAACATGGGCACCGTCATGGCCCTGAGCCTCTCCGGAGCGCTGCAGGCCGCCAGTATCGGAGCACTGCCCTTGCTCCTCGGATTTATCATCGTCGTCGCGATCATAGATCTCCTGCTGACGGGTGCGATCGCCAAATGGGCGATATTCGCACCAGTCTTTGTTCCCCTTCTGATGAAGCTCGGAGTAGAGCCGGAGGCGGTCCTAGCTGCCTATCGTGTTGGGGATTCTCCGATGAACGCCATCACTCCGCTGAACGCGTACTTCGCGTTGGTCGTAGGTTTCGCCCAGAAGTACGACAAGTCGGCTGGCGTCGGGACCATTGTATCCCTGATGCTGCCTTACGTGGCTTGGATGTTCGTGTCGTGGACCTTGCTATTCGCGGCTTGGAAGATGGTGGGACTACCCTGGGGGCTATGAGAGCTGCTTGAGCGCCAGAATCTAATCGCATCAAAGGATGGACACGATGGACAACCCCTCGATTCCCTTGGACAAGACTGCTGCCGAAGAACACCTCATGCGGTTCCTCTCCGTCGAAGGCGTGACAGGTCATGAGGCGAACATCGCGTCGGCGGTCATCGAAGCTCTGAAAGCTGTTGGCGTTCCTGAAGCGGATATCCGCTTCGATGATGCAAACGACAGGATTCCTCTGCCAACCGAAACGGGGAACCTGATTGTCGATCTTCCGGGAACCCGCCCCGGCCCTCGCCTGCTATTCTCCACGCATCTCGACACCGTCCCTTTATGTGCGGGGGCAAAGCCGCGACGTGATGGCGACCGTATAGTATCGGACGGAACAACCGCTCTCGGTGGCGACGCGCGCACAGGAGTAGCGCTTCTGGTGGTGGCGGCGGAGATGCTGATCAAGCATAACCTCCCGCACCCGCCAATCACCCTCCTGTTCACCGTGCGCGAAGAGAGCGGATTGCATGGCGCGCGCGAACTCGATCCGGCCGTCCTCGGCGGACCGGTGATGTGCGTCAACGTCGACGGCCAGCTCGCATCGGACCTCATCGTTGGAGCAGTGGGGCAGGAGAACTGGGAAGTGGAAATCCACGGACAGGCGTCCCACGCCGGCGTCGCTCCGGAGAAGGGTATCTCAGCGACGCTCGTGGGAGCTCTCGCCCTTGCCGAGGCCCATGCGGCAGGCTGGTTCGGGAAAGTCGAGAAACCCGACGGTCGCGGCACAAGCAACATCGGAATATTCGGGGGGAAGAACGGCGGGCCTGCCGGCGACGCCACCAACGTCGTCACCGACTACGCCTTCCTAAGAGGCGAGGCCCGCAGCCCCGAACTGACCTTCGCGACGATAATCGCCAAGGGATATAAAGCCGCTTTCGAGAAGGCGAAGAACAGCGTGAAAGACCACCACGGAGCGACTGCCCGCGTGACCTTTACCCACAAAATCGCCTACCCGCCCTTCAAGCTGAACGAAGATGCACCCGTCGTGGTTCGTGCGACCAAGGCAATGAAGTCGCTGGGACTCGAGCCGAACTATCTGTTCTCAAACGGCGGCCTCGACGCAAACTGGCTAGACAAGCACGGCATCCCGACGATCACGATCGGCGCAGGCCAAGCGGAAATCCACACCGTGAAGGAGTATGTCGACCTCGCGGAGTACGAGAAAGGATGCCGCCTGGGTGTGCTTCTCGCGACGATGCCGGACTAGCCTTCACTTAGGACGTGCGAATGATCGCGCGAACAGGGACCTGCAAAGTTTTCCGCCAGACGCAGTTGTTAGAAGGAAGCTGACCAATTGAGCCCGATAGCCTATATCGCCGCAATCGTCGCCGGGGCCGTCGTTTTGTTCGTTTGGAACAAGCTGCCAGTGGTTCTGGTCGCCATCATGACCGCAATGGCACTCTGGGCAAGTGGGGTGTTGACGGTCGAGCAGGCACTCGCAGGGTTCGGAGATCCTGCTGTCATCTTCATCGCATCACTGTTTGTGATCAGTGCAGGCCTCGAGGTGACCGGCGTGACGGCCTGGGCAGGACAGCTTCTCATCCGCGGAGCGGGCAAGGAAAGCAGATTTCGCCTTCTGCTACTGACCATGGGCCTGGTCGCGCTCCTTACAGCGCTCATCAGCGTCAACGGGGCCGTCGCCGCCCTGCTGCCAGTGGTGGTGGTTATTGCAGTAAGGCTCCGGCGGTATTCATCGCAACTTCTCATGCCGCTGGTGTTCGCCGCGCATGCCGGATCGAAGCTCGCGCTTACCGGATCCCCGGTGAACGTGCTGGTCTCGGACGCTGGCCGCGATGCTGGTGTAGGCGAATTCGGCTTCTTCGAGTTCGGGCTCGTCGGTGTTCCACTGCTTGCCGGAACCATGGCAATAATCATACTCTTTGGCCGTCCTCTCCTGCCGGAACGGAACGGCGCGGCGATGCCGGCCGACTTTAGCCGGCACGCCAAGACGCTGGTCGAACAATATGGCCTTGAAAGCGGTATTCACCAGATGCGGGTGCGGGCAAGCTCGCCTTATGTTGGCGCAGCAGCTTCGTCCATCGTTCTCTCGGGGACGGCCAATCTTCAACTGGTTGCCGTACAGGACGCCGAGACGGGCGCGCCTCTCCGCAGAGCTACTATCGCCGAAGGAGACTACCTCCTGGTGCGGGGCGACAACGAGGCGGTGGCGGCTCTCGCCGCCGACATGCATCTAGCCTTCCGTGAGAAGACTGAATCCTCAAGCGGCGAGGACATGCTCTTTAATCGCCGGTCCGGCCTTGCGGAGGTAGTCATTCCGCCCCGCTCGGGCCTAATCGGCAGGTCAGTGTTCCCTGGTATGGTCACAGAAAGCGGAGACCTCATCGTTCTCGCGGTACAAAGGGGCGGCAACGAGATCGACAGCGAGGCAGGCGGCAAACGCTCAGGCACGACCACCTTGCAGGCTGGCGACACGATGCTACTTCAAGGTACCTGGAAGGCATTGGATATGCACCTCGACGACCCGGATGTCCTGGTCGTCAGCTCGCCGGAACTTGTCCGGCGTCAAGCAGTTCCAATGGGTCCGGGAGCATGGCAGGCGATCGCCATCCTTATCGCCATGGTGTTTCTGCTCGCGACGGGAATAGTGCCTCCGGTTGTTGCGGGTCTCCTGGCTGCCGGCGCGACGATCCTCGCCGGGATCATGACGGTCGAGCAGTCGTATCGCGCGATAGGATGGACGACCGTGATTCTTGTCGGCGCCATGATGCCGCTTTCCACAGCGATGGTGGAGACGGGAGCGGCAAAGCTTATGGCCGAGCAGCTTGTCGATCTAGTTGGCGATGCGGGACCTATCGCTCTTCTGGCTGGTCTCTTTCTGATGACCGCCGTGCTGGGGCAACTGATCAGCAACACGGCGACAGCCCTGATCATCATTCCCATCGGCGTGGCCGCAGCGACGACCATGGGCGTTTCCCCTCATCCGGTTCTCATGAGTACGTCCGTCGCCGCAGCGGCGGCGTTCCTGACCCCGATCGCCACACCGACGAACCTGATGGTCATGGGACCGGGAGGGTATGCGTTCAGCGATTACTGGAAGCTCGGCCTGCCTCTGATTATATGGTTCTTCGTCGTCTCGGTATTCATCGTTCCTCTCATATGGCGCTTCTAGGGTGGAACTCCTACCGCCATAACCTCGGTTTATCCCGGAGTTGCCCACATGCCGCCGATTGTCCCTCGAGGTGCACGATGATTGAGCGCGCTCCGGCAGCTGTGCCGACCATCCTTACAGTGATCGGCACGACAACGGCCCTTTATTTCGCGGACGCGGTGCTGGCACCTGTCGCAGGCGCGCTGTTCATCATCGCCATACTGTGGCCGCTTCAAAGCCGCCTGCAAGTACATCTGCCCAGAGTTTTGGCGTTGGCCATCGTCGCGGCGCTGCTGTTAGGGATCTTTCTAGTGTTCATGTCCCTCCTGACGTTGAGCTTCGGCAGGATCGGGCGCTCGCTGATGGCGGATGTCGGTCAGTTTCAATTGCTTTACACTCGCCTCGCCGAATGGCTGGAGGGGCATGGAATACCTCTGGGCGGAGTCTGGGCCGATAACTTCAACTCCCGGGTCCTGTTGCGCGTCCTGCAAGGAATTTCGGCTCGGCTGAACACGATGTCGCGTTCTGGCTCGTGGTTCTCGTTTATGTCATCCTCGGACTTTTGGAGGTGCCCGACTTGGGAAACAGGATCCGTCGGCTGGCAGACAGCCGAAACGCTGCTCACATGATCAAATGCTTCGCACTCGCGTCATCGAGGATCCGACGTTACCTTCTTATCAGGACGATCATGAGCGCGGCAACCGGGCTGGCAGTCTGGGCACTTGCCGCTGCATTCGGTCTGCGATTGGCCGCCGAATGGGGAATAGTCGCGTTCGCATTGAACTATATCCCGTTCATCGGTCCCTGGATCGCGACGCTGCTTCCGACATGCTATGCCCTTGCTCAGTTCCAGTCCCCGCAGTCCGCTCTGGTCGTCTTTGCATGCTTGAGTGCTGCACAGTTTGTGATAGGGAGCTACATCGAGCCAAGAGTGGCGGGAAACACGCTCGGCATCTCTCCGTCGCTCGTCCTCTTTTCCGTCTTCCTTTGGACGTTTCTCTGGGGAATATTCGGCGCGTTCATCGGCGTGCCCATCACGATCGCGGTCCTCGCGTTCTGCACCCAGTTCGCGTCGACCAGATGGATAGCGGAACTTTTGGGCACAGAGGGGGTGGCAAACGGAGAACTTGAACGCAGCTGACGCTCGATCCGCCGCGCGCACTCCTGTCAAACTGATGTCTGCTAGGGACGAGAACGAGAACCAGCCGACGCCGTCTTGCATGGGCGATGTCTGGTTGATGAATCCTGACAAGGCCATCAGTTCGCCGTTGTCGCCGGTCGCCATTTTTAGCGCCTCTGCAGGTTTGTACGGCGACCAAGCCGTGCAAGCGAAGCTTCCGACCGGAACGGCTGGTTCCTCGAAGTCGTCTGCCAGGCTTGGAGCGAGCGCATCTGGCGACACAGTAAAAACGACCGATATTCATAGCCGATACCACCGTCTTCCGAAGCCTGCCATCCATGCACCCATCGAACAGATCCGTCGGCGCTGCTCCTCCTATTGACCACGGGCCTTTGTGGTAGCTTTTTCGCGGATCATAATCTTCTCGTAGTGGTGGTCATGAGCCGAGAATCCATGACCTTGACGCTCCGTCCCAATTCATGGAGCAGGTCGCCGTCTTCCTTGACAACCCACAGTCTCAGAGAATGATGCATCCATCGGCACAATCGATGGAGGTCGCGATGGGCAACTTTGTTGCCGCCAAGCTGTGCCTGGCACTGATCCTGATGACGTTCGTCTCCCAGCCCGCGCTCGCGCAATCTGTGGATGTCAATATCCGCATAGGGACAAGTCTCGTCGAGGCTACTTCGCCTCCGCGGATCCGATATCAGGCGGGTAGATTGCCGGGACGCTTCTACATCTACCGGGCCCGGCTCGGCATAAGACGGTTCGAGGTCGCATTGAACTCGCGTGATCGGGTGGTGGATATGCGGCCAATAAGGAGGTAGCAGCTTCCCCACGGCCATGCGCGACAGCCTATGCTCGTCGTGGATGTGCAATTGAGGCGGGAGCAGCTATGCAGAAGGTGTCTCGATTTGCCCCAATTTATCGAAAGGCTCAAGCTGCACTCCCGCGCGGGAGTGATGATGGCGCTGTTGTTTTTCGCCGGGTCGCTGACACCCAGCATGATTCCGAGAACCGACCTCATTCAAGGAATATTATCGGGACTCGCGACAGCGCTCGGGTATGGCATCGGGCTTTCGATAACCGCGACATGGACTTTTCTCCAGCTTCCACCGGCAAAGGGGCTGATTGCGCGGGTGATAGCTACGGCGGCCACGCTCGCATGCGCGGTAGTCGCGCTCGCGGCTCTTTTGAAAATGCCTGATTGGCAGAACTCCGTCCGGCTGTTGATGGGATTGGAAGCCGTCGAGATTGGCAGTCGACTACGGACTGCACTGGTGACGGCTCTTGTTTTTCTAATGCTTGTCCTTTTGGGACGTCTCTTCAGGTTCTGCTTCGTACGCGTCTCGACGACATTCGAGCGCTTCGTTCCCGTGCGGATTTCCTATGCGATCGGTGCGATCGTCGCGACAACCTTGTTCTGGTTCGCCGCCGAAGGTATTCTCTTTAGGGTGGCGTTGAGGGTGATGGATTCGTCCTTTCAGGAACTCGATGCTCTGGTGGAGGACGACATCCCCCGCCCCACACAGCCAGGGAAGACTGGAAGCCCCCCGTCCGAGGTGTCATGGGACAATCTGGGGCGGCAGGGACGCCGATTTGTATCATCCGGACCCACCGAGGCTATGATCCGGGACTTGTTCTACGGCGAAACCGTTGAGCCGATCCGAGTCTATGTCGGAATGAATTCTGCCGGAACCGCGGAAGAACGGGCGGAGCTCGCCCTGCGGGAGCTCATGCGGACTGGCGCATTCGAGAGATCGATATTAATCATTGTCGTTCCGACCGGGACTGGGATGGTCGATCCAGCCGCTCTTGATACGGTGGAGTACCTACATCGAGGCGACGTGGCGAGCGTCGCGGTTCAGTATTCCTATCTTGCAAGCTGGCTTTCACTCCTCGTGGAGCCCACCTACGGTAGCGAGACAGCCGTGGCCTTGTTCCGCGCAGTGTACAACTACTGGATCACGCTTCCACGCGACGACCGCCCCAAGCTCTATCTCCACGGACTAAGCCTCGGTGCCATGAACTCCGAGCTATCGGCCGATCTGTACGATATTATTGCCGATCCGTTCCAAGGCGCTCTGTGGAGCGGGCCTCCGTTCACGAGCAGAACCTGGCGGTCGGTGACGAACGGCCGCGATCCACGGACACCCGAATGGCTCCCGCGGTTCCGCAGCGGCTCAGTTTTTCGATTCACGAACCAGAAGAACGCATTGGATATCCCCGGCGCTGTCTGGGGGCCGATGCGGATCGTCTACCTCCAATATGCCAGCGATCCGATCACCTTCTTCGACACTGCCACGTTATACCGGGAGCCGGACTGGCTTCGTCCACCACGAGGCCCCGACGTCTCGACGGAAATCGCCTGGTATCCAGTCGTCACGATGTTGCAGCTCGCTGTCGACATGGCAATCGCGACAACGTCGCCAATGGGTTACGGGCACGTGTTCGCCCCGGAGCACTACATCGACGGATGGGTAGCGGTGACCGATCCGCCGAACGTAACCGCCGACGACATCTTGCGGCTGAAGACTTTCTTCGCCAATCGCCGAACCGGAAGCGGAACCGACTGACAGAAAGGAAGTCGAATTAGGGGAATCACGGACATGGACTGAGGCAACGATCTTAACCGCGCGCCCGGGGTTATCCCGGTGTGGCTGACTACATTGGACGATAGGCCGCGAGAACAGAGCAGCGCTTTCAAGAATATCGTCTGATGTAGGACGAGACGCACAGTTTTGGAATTCTGAGCCAATGGCAAGGCGGCCAGAAGGCGCTA from Rhizobium sp. 007 encodes:
- a CDS encoding AI-2E family transporter yields the protein MPDLGNRIRRLADSRNAAHMIKCFALASSRIRRYLLIRTIMSAATGLAVWALAAAFGLRLAAEWGIVAFALNYIPFIGPWIATLLPTCYALAQFQSPQSALVVFACLSAAQFVIGSYIEPRVAGNTLGISPSLVLFSVFLWTFLWGIFGAFIGVPITIAVLAFCTQFASTRWIAELLGTEGVANGELERS
- a CDS encoding helix-turn-helix domain-containing protein, which encodes MDIGEGIVMDNMPETGTERAIDYKFPCSIDLSTQSFPRDNQFEIFRSAHVGVADLTFCKSADGSFPARLKVWILGSMLVVSTVLPGKGYAHEWRHVKKAALDNWYLCLPVQALERASGGQTLPHLRCLAKPFEVMVEDEGALSVFLPSDGFVATSTLESLLHRKMEGAFGHLLADYLVLLARSLADLTVAEVPYVVEATRNLIIACLAPSQDRVVDAHTPIGAVVLERAKRLINTRLADHSLTAETICSELGVSRSRLYRLFEPLGGVAAYIRHERLVRTRAGITNSNDVRAIFHIAEEWGFDDPSAYSRAFRHEFGMTPKEAREVGWFRDVFHVQREKNLRHGGPLTLCQALRGVA
- a CDS encoding DUF6481 family protein, which codes for MRHPGDDNFANRRKAANEAKQHLLDKLKAAPKADDPEMVARRAERRATAEARELRRAERVKSKQEEAERNLAAAAALADAANAEARAKAEERETQERERIARVISDEADRKAERDRRYAARKARRV
- a CDS encoding SLC13 family permease translates to MSPIAYIAAIVAGAVVLFVWNKLPVVLVAIMTAMALWASGVLTVEQALAGFGDPAVIFIASLFVISAGLEVTGVTAWAGQLLIRGAGKESRFRLLLLTMGLVALLTALISVNGAVAALLPVVVVIAVRLRRYSSQLLMPLVFAAHAGSKLALTGSPVNVLVSDAGRDAGVGEFGFFEFGLVGVPLLAGTMAIIILFGRPLLPERNGAAMPADFSRHAKTLVEQYGLESGIHQMRVRASSPYVGAAASSIVLSGTANLQLVAVQDAETGAPLRRATIAEGDYLLVRGDNEAVAALAADMHLAFREKTESSSGEDMLFNRRSGLAEVVIPPRSGLIGRSVFPGMVTESGDLIVLAVQRGGNEIDSEAGGKRSGTTTLQAGDTMLLQGTWKALDMHLDDPDVLVVSSPELVRRQAVPMGPGAWQAIAILIAMVFLLATGIVPPVVAGLLAAGATILAGIMTVEQSYRAIGWTTVILVGAMMPLSTAMVETGAAKLMAEQLVDLVGDAGPIALLAGLFLMTAVLGQLISNTATALIIIPIGVAAATTMGVSPHPVLMSTSVAAAAAFLTPIATPTNLMVMGPGGYAFSDYWKLGLPLIIWFFVVSVFIVPLIWRF
- a CDS encoding M20/M25/M40 family metallo-hydrolase produces the protein MDTMDNPSIPLDKTAAEEHLMRFLSVEGVTGHEANIASAVIEALKAVGVPEADIRFDDANDRIPLPTETGNLIVDLPGTRPGPRLLFSTHLDTVPLCAGAKPRRDGDRIVSDGTTALGGDARTGVALLVVAAEMLIKHNLPHPPITLLFTVREESGLHGARELDPAVLGGPVMCVNVDGQLASDLIVGAVGQENWEVEIHGQASHAGVAPEKGISATLVGALALAEAHAAGWFGKVEKPDGRGTSNIGIFGGKNGGPAGDATNVVTDYAFLRGEARSPELTFATIIAKGYKAAFEKAKNSVKDHHGATARVTFTHKIAYPPFKLNEDAPVVVRATKAMKSLGLEPNYLFSNGGLDANWLDKHGIPTITIGAGQAEIHTVKEYVDLAEYEKGCRLGVLLATMPD
- a CDS encoding AbgT family transporter, translating into MSTAGAAPKTVMQRFLDGVEKVGNMVPHPVIIFLILIAIVIGLSALLGTFGASITFERINPESHEIEAATTSIRSLLNTDGIRFMYESLIPNFMSFTAVGLMIAAMVGAGVAEESGLVTALIRKLVIVSPRWALTYILAFVGIIASVAADAGYLVLIPLAGIAYLAVGRHPLAGLALGFAAVAGAFTVNMLIKPLDAVLVEFTNDAAHLVDATRSIGLASNVWFSVASVLFLTVVIAFISDRMIEPRLGPYTPDRPVDGERTGEGAVLSESESRGLRFALFGLIGLVIVFCLLTLPSGAPLRNAETGELIGNSPFMNGLIALIMLIFLVSGWCYGIGAGTLRTLTEVITAIEKSVRNLGGTIFLFFVLSQFVAYFTYTNMGTVMALSLSGALQAASIGALPLLLGFIIVVAIIDLLLTGAIAKWAIFAPVFVPLLMKLGVEPEAVLAAYRVGDSPMNAITPLNAYFALVVGFAQKYDKSAGVGTIVSLMLPYVAWMFVSWTLLFAAWKMVGLPWGL
- a CDS encoding alpha/beta-hydrolase family protein, whose product is MMALLFFAGSLTPSMIPRTDLIQGILSGLATALGYGIGLSITATWTFLQLPPAKGLIARVIATAATLACAVVALAALLKMPDWQNSVRLLMGLEAVEIGSRLRTALVTALVFLMLVLLGRLFRFCFVRVSTTFERFVPVRISYAIGAIVATTLFWFAAEGILFRVALRVMDSSFQELDALVEDDIPRPTQPGKTGSPPSEVSWDNLGRQGRRFVSSGPTEAMIRDLFYGETVEPIRVYVGMNSAGTAEERAELALRELMRTGAFERSILIIVVPTGTGMVDPAALDTVEYLHRGDVASVAVQYSYLASWLSLLVEPTYGSETAVALFRAVYNYWITLPRDDRPKLYLHGLSLGAMNSELSADLYDIIADPFQGALWSGPPFTSRTWRSVTNGRDPRTPEWLPRFRSGSVFRFTNQKNALDIPGAVWGPMRIVYLQYASDPITFFDTATLYREPDWLRPPRGPDVSTEIAWYPVVTMLQLAVDMAIATTSPMGYGHVFAPEHYIDGWVAVTDPPNVTADDILRLKTFFANRRTGSGTD